Proteins encoded in a region of the Mesoflavibacter profundi genome:
- a CDS encoding O-acetylhomoserine aminocarboxypropyltransferase/cysteine synthase family protein: MSTQKFATQALHAGHDVSQHGGTRAVPIYQTTSYVFDNADEAAGRFNLSVPGFIYTRLNNPTTDILEQRLAALEGGIAAVATASGTSAIATTLLTLLRAGDHIVASSSLYGGTYNLLSVTLPRHGITTTFVDASDPENFSKATQENTRAIFVESLGNPKLDVLDLESISKAAKAHKVPLIVDNTVATPYLLNPIEYGANIVIHSLTKYISGNGTSLGGVIIDAGTFDWTNGKFPEFTEPSAGYHGLVYSEAIGAAAFIAKIRIEGLRDYGSALSPFNAFQIIQGLETLQLRIEKHSKNALQLAKWLQEQPEVNWVNYPGLETSKYKNLANKYLPKGQSGIVTFGVDGGFEAAKKIADTTKLFSLLANIGDTKSLIIHPASTTHQQLDQASQEATGVTSDLIRLSVGIENIEDLKADLKAAFKHIKKPVLA, translated from the coding sequence ATGAGTACACAAAAATTTGCAACCCAAGCGTTGCACGCAGGTCATGACGTTAGTCAACATGGAGGAACAAGAGCAGTTCCTATTTATCAAACCACTTCTTATGTGTTTGATAATGCAGATGAAGCAGCAGGAAGATTTAATCTTTCGGTTCCAGGATTTATTTACACTAGATTAAATAATCCAACAACCGATATTTTAGAACAAAGATTAGCTGCTTTAGAAGGTGGTATTGCAGCAGTAGCAACTGCTTCGGGTACATCTGCAATTGCAACAACACTATTAACTTTATTAAGAGCAGGAGACCATATTGTAGCGTCTAGCAGTTTGTATGGCGGAACGTACAATTTGTTAAGTGTTACACTGCCAAGACACGGAATTACTACCACATTTGTAGACGCTTCAGATCCAGAAAATTTTAGCAAAGCAACACAAGAAAATACAAGAGCTATTTTTGTCGAATCTTTAGGAAATCCAAAATTGGATGTGTTAGATTTAGAAAGTATTTCAAAAGCAGCAAAAGCACATAAAGTGCCATTAATTGTAGATAATACTGTTGCTACACCTTATTTATTAAACCCAATTGAATACGGCGCAAATATCGTTATTCACTCGTTAACAAAGTATATTTCTGGAAACGGAACTTCTTTAGGCGGAGTAATAATTGATGCAGGAACATTTGATTGGACAAATGGAAAATTTCCTGAATTTACAGAACCTTCAGCAGGTTATCATGGTTTAGTGTACAGCGAAGCTATTGGTGCAGCTGCATTTATAGCAAAAATAAGAATTGAAGGATTACGAGATTATGGTAGTGCTTTAAGTCCGTTTAATGCATTTCAAATCATTCAAGGCTTAGAAACGTTACAATTAAGAATCGAAAAACATAGTAAAAATGCACTTCAACTAGCTAAATGGTTACAAGAACAACCAGAAGTTAATTGGGTTAACTATCCAGGTTTAGAAACCAGTAAGTACAAAAACTTAGCAAATAAATATTTGCCAAAAGGACAAAGCGGTATAGTTACCTTTGGTGTAGATGGCGGTTTTGAAGCTGCTAAAAAAATAGCAGATACAACAAAACTATTTTCTTTACTTGCCAATATAGGAGACACAAAATCACTTATAATTCATCCTGCAAGCACAACACATCAACAATTAGATCAAGCGTCTCAAGAAGCAACTGGAGTTACAAGTGATTTAATTCGATTATCAGTAGGAATAGAAAATATCGAAGATTTAAAAGCAGATTTAAAAGCTGCTTTTAAACACATTAAAAAGCCTGTTTTAGCTTAA
- the thrA gene encoding bifunctional aspartate kinase/homoserine dehydrogenase I, producing MKHLNYIELSNFLTSTSVKQNITLSYQVFGKTLHTAPIVVVNHALTGNSNVSGHDGWWQSIVGEGKTIDTTKYTVISFNIPGNGYDNKPENLIENYKDFVARDIAKIFLQGLNQLNITSIFALVGGSLGGGIAWEMAVIKPNLCEHLIVIASDWKATDWLIANCQIQEQLLTNSSNPVHDARMHAMLCYRTPESFKARFKRSKNEDLKIFNVESWLLHHGKKLQERFQLSAYKLMNQLLKTIDVTKGREDAITVLDKIESNITIIGVDSDLFFTAEENRETQKKLAATHPNVTYNEIHSVHGHDAFLIEFDQLKTIIEPIFKPELVNQKMKILKFGGKSLSNENGLKEALQIIEDKIKEHQKIAIVVSARGNSTDQLEAILEKAATNQDYKSDWEAFKAYQTQPLSKIDFNEEFNALNTLFEGVSMLEDYSPKIKDQVLAFGELLSVKLISELLKNKGINANPTDARLFIKTNNQFGNALPIHDISKQKVQEYFNTHNGSTVNVVTGFIGTNLKDQTTTLGRNGSNYTASLLANYLDAEELQNYTHVNGIYTANPDIVQDAKKITELSYAEANELANFGANILHAKTIIPLIEKNINLRILNTFNPKDTGTLITAKQSKNQVTSLSVLDQVALINLEGRGLLGKAGIDARIFKALSVFDISVSIISQGSSERGIGLVIDANKANQAVIALEKEFEFDIKSQDVSKISVQKEVAVISIIGLPLSSFNKPFNALIRNQITPILFNNTVTGSNVSLVVKKAQLHKALNVIHGEIFGISKTVNLAIFGHGLVGGTLIDQILSSKEEIEKRKGIKLNIFAIANSKQALLNKNGVTLDWKSKLSKINTNFTVNDIISYANQHHLGNLIAIDNTASNTFYNNYEALVTAGFDLVSSNKIANTVSISYYDKLRDLLRANNKQYLYETTVGAGLPLIDTIKLLHQSGENITRIRGVFSGTLSYLFNNFSSKDVSFSTVVKETIDKGFTEPDPREDFSGNDVARKLLILARELDLKNEFEEVNIQNLIPEQYRDITVDQFKNQLDVLDPIFNKIKNAQQPGHVLRYVGDLSGDLQQEKGNLEVKLVSIPEDSALGQVKGADAIFEIFTQSYGDQPIVIQGAGAGANVTARGVFGDILRLSNLKQ from the coding sequence ATGAAACATCTTAACTACATAGAATTATCAAATTTTTTAACTTCTACTTCTGTAAAGCAAAATATAACCTTGTCTTATCAAGTGTTTGGAAAGACGCTACATACAGCTCCAATAGTAGTAGTTAATCATGCTTTAACGGGTAATTCTAATGTGTCTGGACATGATGGATGGTGGCAAAGTATTGTTGGCGAAGGAAAAACTATAGATACCACAAAGTATACCGTTATAAGCTTCAATATTCCAGGAAATGGCTATGATAATAAACCTGAAAACTTAATTGAAAATTATAAAGATTTTGTTGCTAGAGATATTGCTAAAATATTTTTACAAGGTTTAAATCAGCTTAATATCACATCTATTTTTGCACTTGTTGGCGGATCTTTAGGTGGCGGAATTGCTTGGGAAATGGCAGTAATAAAACCTAATTTGTGCGAACATTTAATTGTAATTGCATCAGATTGGAAAGCGACAGATTGGCTAATTGCTAATTGTCAAATCCAAGAACAACTGTTAACTAATTCTTCAAATCCAGTTCACGATGCAAGGATGCATGCGATGTTGTGTTATAGAACGCCAGAATCTTTTAAAGCTAGATTTAAAAGAAGTAAAAATGAAGATTTAAAAATTTTTAATGTAGAAAGTTGGTTGTTGCATCATGGAAAAAAACTCCAAGAACGTTTTCAGTTATCTGCATATAAATTAATGAATCAACTATTAAAAACTATAGATGTAACCAAAGGTAGAGAAGACGCTATAACGGTATTAGATAAAATAGAATCTAATATTACCATTATTGGTGTAGATTCTGATCTTTTTTTTACTGCTGAAGAAAATAGAGAAACGCAAAAAAAGTTAGCAGCAACACATCCAAATGTGACTTATAACGAGATACATTCTGTACACGGTCATGATGCTTTTTTAATAGAATTTGATCAGCTTAAAACAATTATAGAACCCATATTTAAACCAGAATTGGTTAATCAAAAAATGAAAATATTAAAATTTGGTGGCAAATCTTTATCCAATGAAAATGGTTTAAAAGAAGCGCTACAAATCATAGAAGATAAAATTAAAGAACATCAAAAAATAGCTATTGTAGTCTCAGCTAGAGGTAATTCTACAGACCAATTAGAAGCTATTTTAGAAAAAGCAGCAACTAATCAAGATTACAAATCAGACTGGGAAGCATTTAAAGCTTATCAAACTCAACCGTTATCTAAAATAGATTTTAATGAAGAATTTAATGCTCTAAATACACTTTTTGAAGGTGTTTCTATGTTAGAAGATTATTCACCTAAAATAAAGGATCAAGTATTAGCTTTTGGAGAATTACTTTCAGTAAAATTAATTTCAGAATTACTAAAAAATAAAGGAATAAATGCAAATCCAACAGATGCAAGATTGTTTATAAAAACTAACAATCAATTTGGTAACGCGTTACCTATTCATGATATATCAAAACAAAAAGTACAAGAATATTTTAATACGCATAATGGTTCTACGGTGAATGTTGTTACTGGTTTTATAGGAACAAATCTTAAAGATCAAACTACTACTTTGGGACGTAATGGTAGTAATTATACAGCATCGTTATTAGCAAATTATTTAGATGCAGAAGAATTGCAAAACTATACGCATGTTAATGGTATTTACACTGCTAATCCAGATATTGTTCAAGATGCTAAAAAAATAACCGAATTGTCTTACGCCGAAGCTAATGAATTAGCAAATTTTGGTGCAAACATCTTACATGCAAAAACGATTATACCTTTAATAGAAAAAAATATAAACCTAAGAATTTTAAATACATTTAATCCTAAAGATACAGGTACATTAATAACTGCAAAACAAAGCAAAAACCAAGTAACGTCGTTATCTGTTTTGGATCAAGTAGCTTTAATTAATTTAGAAGGAAGAGGATTATTAGGTAAGGCTGGTATAGATGCAAGAATATTTAAAGCTTTAAGTGTTTTTGATATTAGTGTTAGTATAATTTCACAAGGATCCTCAGAACGCGGAATAGGTCTTGTAATAGATGCAAATAAAGCTAATCAAGCAGTTATAGCATTAGAAAAAGAATTTGAATTTGATATAAAATCTCAAGATGTAAGTAAGATAAGCGTGCAAAAAGAAGTCGCTGTCATATCAATAATTGGTTTGCCATTATCTTCATTTAATAAACCATTTAATGCATTAATAAGAAATCAAATTACACCTATATTATTTAATAATACGGTAACAGGAAGTAATGTAAGTTTGGTGGTTAAAAAAGCGCAATTACATAAAGCATTAAATGTAATTCATGGAGAAATCTTTGGCATTTCTAAAACCGTTAATTTAGCAATTTTTGGTCATGGATTAGTTGGTGGTACATTAATAGATCAAATTCTTTCATCTAAAGAAGAAATTGAAAAAAGAAAAGGCATAAAACTTAATATTTTTGCAATTGCAAATTCCAAACAAGCATTGCTTAATAAAAACGGTGTGACTTTAGATTGGAAGTCTAAACTATCTAAAATCAATACTAATTTTACAGTAAACGATATTATAAGTTATGCTAATCAACATCATCTAGGAAATTTAATAGCAATAGATAATACAGCAAGTAATACATTTTATAATAATTATGAAGCTCTAGTAACTGCTGGTTTTGATTTAGTATCATCAAATAAAATTGCAAATACAGTCTCTATATCGTATTACGATAAATTAAGAGATTTATTAAGAGCAAACAACAAGCAATACTTGTATGAAACTACAGTTGGAGCAGGATTACCATTAATAGATACAATTAAACTTTTACATCAATCTGGAGAAAATATAACCCGAATAAGAGGCGTGTTTTCTGGGACATTAAGTTATTTGTTTAATAACTTTTCTTCCAAAGACGTATCATTTAGCACAGTAGTTAAAGAAACTATTGATAAAGGGTTTACAGAGCCAGATCCTAGAGAAGATTTTTCTGGAAATGATGTAGCCAGAAAATTACTAATATTGGCAAGAGAGCTAGATTTAAAAAACGAATTTGAAGAAGTTAACATTCAAAATTTAATACCAGAACAGTATAGAGATATCACTGTAGATCAATTCAAAAATCAATTAGATGTTTTAGATCCAATATTCAACAAAATTAAAAACGCTCAACAACCAGGTCATGTTCTAAGGTATGTAGGCGATTTGTCTGGAGATTTACAACAAGAAAAAGGAAATTTAGAGGTAAAACTAGTCTCTATACCAGAAGATAGCGCACTAGGTCAAGTTAAAGGCGCAGATGCAATTTTCGAAATATTTACTCAATCCTACGGTGATCAACCAATAGTTATTCAAGGTGCTGGAGCAGGAGCAAATGTAACTGCACGAGGAGTTTTTGGAGACATTTTAAGACTATCTAATTTAAAACAATAA
- a CDS encoding phosphoadenosine phosphosulfate reductase domain-containing protein: MIAKNIDIAYWNKQLKDKSPNQIIDWALQLTSNKIVTTSFGVYSEVLLSTITKQDKTIKVIWCDTLYNQPSTYKHAQQLIDKYQLNIHKYQSKLSKDEIDATIGLPTLEDDNFQQFSEVVKLEPFRRALKEHQPELWFTNIRVRQTELRNKKDILSLSKDGILKVSPFYYWTDQELDHYIKSNKLTKNTDYFDPVKALQNRECGIHLQ; this comes from the coding sequence ATGATAGCTAAAAATATAGATATAGCATACTGGAATAAGCAATTAAAAGATAAATCACCAAATCAAATTATAGATTGGGCATTACAGTTAACATCAAATAAAATAGTAACTACAAGTTTTGGAGTTTATTCAGAAGTATTGCTAAGCACTATTACAAAACAGGATAAAACCATAAAAGTAATTTGGTGCGATACACTATATAATCAGCCTTCAACTTATAAACATGCACAACAATTAATAGATAAATACCAATTAAATATACATAAGTATCAATCCAAATTATCTAAAGATGAGATAGATGCAACTATAGGATTGCCAACCTTAGAGGACGATAATTTTCAGCAATTTTCAGAAGTAGTAAAATTAGAACCTTTTAGAAGAGCCTTAAAAGAACATCAGCCAGAATTATGGTTTACAAATATTAGAGTTAGACAAACCGAGTTGAGAAATAAAAAAGACATTTTAAGTTTAAGTAAAGATGGCATATTAAAAGTAAGTCCGTTTTATTATTGGACAGATCAAGAATTGGATCACTACATAAAGTCAAATAAATTAACTAAAAATACAGACTATTTCGATCCTGTAAAGGCATTACAAAATAGAGAATGTGGTATTCATTTACAATAA
- a CDS encoding trans-sulfuration enzyme family protein — protein sequence MSQNHFETEAIRQQLERTQYQEHSVPLYLTSSFVFEDAEDMRASFAEEKQRNLYSRFTNPNTSEFVEKICTLEGAEAGYAFATGMSAVFSTFAALLNAGDHIVSCRSVFGSTHTLFTKFLPKWNIETSYFKVNEIEKIESLIQPNTKIIYAETPTNPAVDILDLEVLGQIAKKHNLLLIIDNCFATPYLQNPIQFGADLVIHSATKLIDGQGRVLGGVTVGKANLVREIYLFSRNTGPALSPFNAWVLSKSLETLSVRVDRHCENALKVATFLEQHSNVELVKYPFLKSHPQYHIAKKQMKKGGNIVGFQIKGGLEHGKTFLNKIKMCSLSANLGDTRTIVTHPASTTHSKLSVEDRAEVGITDGLVRISVGLENVEDIIKDLEQALV from the coding sequence ATGAGTCAAAACCATTTTGAAACTGAAGCCATACGACAACAATTAGAGAGAACCCAATACCAAGAGCATTCTGTACCATTATATTTAACAAGTAGTTTTGTGTTTGAGGATGCAGAAGATATGAGAGCGTCTTTTGCTGAAGAAAAGCAACGTAACCTTTACAGTAGATTTACCAATCCAAATACATCAGAATTTGTAGAGAAAATTTGCACATTGGAAGGAGCAGAAGCTGGATACGCTTTTGCAACAGGTATGTCTGCAGTCTTTTCAACATTTGCAGCATTATTAAATGCAGGAGATCATATAGTGTCCTGCCGAAGCGTTTTTGGATCTACGCATACTTTATTTACCAAGTTTTTACCAAAATGGAATATTGAAACAAGCTATTTTAAAGTAAATGAAATAGAAAAAATTGAAAGTCTGATTCAACCAAATACAAAAATTATTTATGCAGAAACGCCAACTAATCCTGCAGTAGATATTTTAGATTTAGAAGTGTTAGGTCAAATAGCAAAAAAACATAATTTGTTATTAATAATAGATAACTGTTTTGCAACACCTTATTTGCAAAATCCAATTCAATTTGGTGCAGATTTGGTCATTCATTCTGCTACAAAATTAATAGATGGACAAGGTCGTGTTTTAGGTGGTGTAACTGTTGGAAAAGCCAATTTGGTTAGAGAAATTTATTTGTTCTCAAGAAATACTGGTCCAGCATTATCACCATTTAATGCTTGGGTATTATCTAAAAGTTTAGAAACACTTTCAGTTCGCGTAGATAGACATTGTGAAAACGCATTAAAGGTAGCTACCTTTTTAGAGCAACATAGCAATGTAGAATTAGTAAAATATCCTTTTTTAAAGTCTCATCCGCAGTATCATATCGCAAAAAAACAAATGAAAAAAGGCGGAAATATTGTTGGGTTTCAAATTAAAGGCGGATTAGAACACGGTAAAACATTTTTAAACAAAATTAAAATGTGTTCACTATCTGCTAACTTAGGAGATACAAGAACAATTGTAACTCATCCAGCATCTACTACTCACAGTAAATTAAGTGTAGAAGATAGAGCAGAAGTAGGTATTACAGATGGATTAGTAAGGATATCAGTTGGATTAGAAAACGTAGAAGATATAATTAAAGATTTGGAACAAGCTTTAGTTTAA
- a CDS encoding RrF2 family transcriptional regulator gives MLSKKTKYGLKALTYLAKQEPNTPVQISAISESENISRKFLESILLTLRKNGFLGSKKGKNGGYYLLKDPRQIKLAPIMRILEGPIAMVPCVSLNFYEKCDDCPDETTCAVHKLMIEVRDNTLSIFNNKSLSDLI, from the coding sequence ATGCTTTCAAAAAAAACCAAATACGGCTTAAAGGCGCTTACTTATTTAGCAAAACAAGAACCAAATACACCAGTTCAAATTAGTGCTATTTCAGAAAGTGAAAATATTTCTAGAAAATTTCTAGAAAGTATTTTATTAACCTTACGTAAAAATGGTTTTTTAGGCTCTAAAAAAGGTAAAAACGGTGGTTATTATCTGCTTAAAGATCCAAGACAAATTAAATTAGCACCAATCATGAGAATTTTAGAAGGTCCAATAGCAATGGTACCTTGCGTAAGTTTAAACTTTTACGAAAAATGCGATGATTGCCCAGACGAAACTACTTGTGCTGTTCACAAATTAATGATAGAAGTTAGAGACAATACATTAAGTATTTTTAATAACAAATCATTATCAGATTTGATATAA
- a CDS encoding HEPN domain-containing protein, which produces MQSFRTEIENPVVEKDIIELARKIELFKHGKLDEEKFRSLRLARGVYGQRQQGVQMIRIKLPYGKVLSKQLRRIADVSDEYSRGRLHITTRQDIQIHYVDLDRTPELWAELEQDDVTLREACGNTVRNVTASETAGIDVNEPFDVSPYADALYKFFLRNPICQDMGRKFKVSFSASEEDTGLSYMHDLGFIAKVENNVRGFKVMLGGGLGSQPRHADVFYQFLPSDKIIPVMEGVLRIFDRYGERKSRAKARMKFLIKDIGSEEFKRLVAEEQKAIEFTSVPIDAEHYPVSKPVNVTAPKVDIKDQKAFQTWKNTNVIKQKQDGYVAIGIKVLLGDFYTDKARLLANLVEDYAVGEIRLSLRQNILIPFVKEDLLPFFYQELSKLGFAEAGYNKAVDITACPGTDTCNLGIASSTGIAEELERVIKTEYPQYLNNKDLVIKISGCMNACGQHNMANIGFQGMSIRTPDKLVAPALQVLLGGANKGNGQGVFADKVVKVPSRRAPIALRRLLDDFQLNANNLSFEDYYQDKGQMYFYDMLTDLSDVSNLTQDDFIDWGNTEVYEKAIGIGECAGVVIDLISTLFLESEEKLELAKEALENNVYSHAIYHSYNAFVNSAKAILLTENKSTNSQAGIIKQFDEDFVATKRIPIDVSFSELVFQIKENAPSKAFAEQYFKSANAFLNTVKTYRENDTKALGL; this is translated from the coding sequence ATGCAAAGTTTTAGAACCGAAATAGAAAATCCAGTTGTAGAGAAAGATATTATCGAGTTAGCTCGTAAAATCGAACTTTTTAAACACGGTAAATTAGACGAAGAAAAATTTAGAAGTTTACGACTTGCTCGTGGTGTTTATGGGCAAAGACAGCAAGGTGTACAAATGATTCGTATAAAATTGCCTTACGGAAAGGTGTTAAGTAAGCAATTACGCCGTATTGCAGATGTTTCAGACGAATATTCTCGCGGAAGGTTGCACATTACAACTAGACAAGACATACAAATTCATTACGTAGATCTTGATAGAACGCCAGAGCTTTGGGCAGAATTAGAACAGGACGATGTAACCCTTCGTGAAGCTTGTGGTAATACAGTAAGAAATGTAACAGCAAGCGAGACTGCTGGAATTGACGTAAACGAACCTTTTGATGTGTCACCTTACGCAGATGCATTATATAAGTTCTTTTTGCGTAACCCAATTTGTCAAGACATGGGACGTAAGTTTAAAGTCTCATTTTCAGCTTCAGAAGAAGATACAGGATTGTCTTACATGCATGATTTAGGTTTTATCGCAAAAGTTGAAAACAACGTACGTGGCTTTAAAGTGATGCTTGGTGGCGGATTAGGTTCGCAACCACGACATGCAGATGTGTTTTATCAATTTTTACCTAGTGATAAAATTATTCCAGTAATGGAAGGTGTTTTGCGCATTTTTGATCGTTATGGCGAACGTAAAAGTCGTGCAAAAGCGCGTATGAAATTCTTAATAAAAGATATTGGTTCAGAAGAATTTAAGCGACTTGTAGCAGAAGAACAAAAAGCAATAGAATTTACATCTGTTCCAATTGATGCAGAACATTATCCAGTTTCAAAACCTGTAAATGTTACAGCTCCAAAAGTTGATATAAAAGATCAAAAAGCTTTTCAAACTTGGAAAAACACCAATGTTATCAAACAAAAACAAGATGGTTATGTCGCGATAGGAATAAAGGTGTTGTTAGGTGATTTTTACACAGACAAAGCACGATTGTTAGCTAATTTAGTCGAAGATTATGCAGTAGGAGAAATACGATTAAGCTTACGCCAAAACATATTAATTCCGTTTGTTAAGGAAGATTTGTTGCCATTTTTCTATCAAGAATTATCCAAATTGGGTTTTGCAGAAGCTGGTTATAACAAAGCAGTAGATATTACAGCTTGTCCAGGAACAGATACTTGTAATTTAGGAATAGCAAGTAGTACGGGAATAGCTGAAGAATTAGAACGCGTGATTAAAACTGAATATCCGCAATATTTAAATAACAAAGATCTTGTAATTAAAATTAGTGGTTGTATGAATGCTTGTGGTCAACACAATATGGCAAATATTGGATTTCAAGGTATGTCAATTCGTACGCCAGATAAATTAGTTGCGCCAGCATTGCAAGTACTTTTAGGAGGCGCAAACAAAGGTAATGGACAAGGTGTTTTTGCAGACAAAGTAGTAAAAGTACCAAGTCGTCGTGCGCCAATAGCGTTGCGTCGTTTGTTAGACGATTTTCAACTTAATGCAAATAACTTGTCGTTTGAAGATTACTATCAAGACAAAGGGCAAATGTATTTTTACGATATGCTTACAGACTTATCAGACGTAAGCAATTTAACTCAAGACGATTTTATCGATTGGGGAAATACCGAAGTTTACGAAAAAGCAATTGGTATTGGCGAATGTGCTGGCGTAGTTATCGATTTAATTTCAACTTTATTTTTAGAAAGCGAAGAAAAACTAGAGCTAGCAAAAGAAGCATTAGAGAACAATGTGTATTCTCACGCCATTTATCACTCGTATAATGCGTTTGTAAATTCTGCTAAAGCAATATTGCTAACAGAAAATAAATCTACCAATTCTCAAGCAGGAATTATTAAACAGTTTGATGAAGATTTTGTAGCAACAAAGCGTATTCCGATAGACGTGTCATTTTCAGAGTTAGTATTTCAAATTAAAGAAAATGCACCAAGTAAAGCATTTGCAGAGCAATATTTTAAAAGTGCCAATGCATTTTTAAACACAGTAAAAACTTATCGTGAAAACGATACAAAAGCATTAGGATTATGA
- the cobA gene encoding uroporphyrinogen-III C-methyltransferase, which yields MKILIPRLTIVGAGPGDPELITLKAIKAIQSADVILYDALINKDFLDYASKHTELIYVGKRKGCYSYQQEQINELIVQRAKTKGHVVRLKGGDPFVFGRGAEEIDYVKPFGIETYVVPGISSALAVPAFQGIPLTKRGASESFWVITGTTKSHKMSNDIVLAAKSTATVVILMGMGKLQQIMDVFSSEGKSNTAVGIIQNGTTKDEKFGVGTVNTICDVVKKQQLSNPAIIVVGDVVKQRVALNSIAKQVKTLKVA from the coding sequence ATGAAAATACTTATCCCTAGATTAACAATAGTTGGTGCTGGACCTGGTGATCCAGAATTAATAACATTAAAAGCGATTAAAGCAATTCAATCGGCAGATGTTATTCTTTATGATGCATTAATAAACAAAGATTTTTTGGACTACGCTTCAAAACATACCGAGCTTATTTATGTAGGTAAACGTAAAGGTTGTTATAGTTACCAACAAGAGCAAATTAACGAGTTAATCGTCCAGCGAGCAAAAACAAAAGGACATGTTGTAAGATTAAAAGGAGGCGATCCTTTTGTATTTGGTCGTGGTGCAGAAGAGATAGATTACGTGAAGCCTTTTGGGATAGAAACTTATGTTGTGCCAGGTATTTCTTCAGCTTTAGCTGTGCCAGCATTTCAAGGTATTCCATTAACAAAACGTGGTGCTTCAGAAAGTTTTTGGGTAATCACTGGTACAACAAAATCTCATAAAATGTCAAACGATATTGTCCTTGCGGCAAAATCTACTGCAACTGTGGTAATCCTTATGGGAATGGGCAAATTACAACAAATTATGGATGTATTTTCTTCTGAAGGCAAATCAAATACTGCAGTAGGAATTATTCAAAACGGTACAACAAAAGATGAAAAATTTGGTGTTGGAACTGTAAATACAATTTGCGATGTAGTTAAAAAACAGCAACTGTCTAATCCAGCAATTATTGTAGTTGGTGATGTTGTAAAACAACGCGTTGCACTTAATTCAATCGCTAAACAAGTAAAAACTTTAAAAGTAGCATAA
- a CDS encoding precorrin-2 dehydrogenase/sirohydrochlorin ferrochelatase family protein, whose amino-acid sequence MNERNNLYPIFIKMHSINTLIIGGGYVALEKLTFLLKSSPNAKVTMVANFFRPDVITLAKQFDVKLVKMSYHDSFLLGQDLVIAATDKPEVNQQIYNDAKANHILVNVADTPELCDFYLGGIVTKGHVKVAISTNGKSPTTAKRLRQFFEDVIPENIDDLVQNLNRFRKTIKGDFEHKVQTLNNVTKTLISDKYRYND is encoded by the coding sequence ATGAATGAAAGAAATAATTTATACCCAATTTTTATAAAAATGCATAGCATTAATACGCTAATTATTGGTGGCGGTTATGTGGCTTTAGAAAAACTAACGTTTTTGCTAAAATCTAGTCCAAACGCTAAAGTGACAATGGTAGCTAATTTTTTTAGACCAGATGTGATAACATTAGCAAAGCAGTTTGATGTTAAGTTAGTTAAGATGTCTTATCATGATTCGTTTTTATTAGGTCAAGATTTAGTCATTGCGGCGACAGATAAACCAGAAGTAAATCAACAAATTTACAACGATGCAAAAGCTAATCATATTTTGGTAAATGTAGCAGATACACCAGAGTTGTGCGATTTTTATTTAGGAGGTATTGTAACCAAAGGTCATGTAAAAGTAGCTATTTCTACCAACGGAAAATCGCCAACAACAGCAAAACGTTTAAGACAGTTTTTTGAAGATGTTATACCAGAAAACATAGACGATTTGGTGCAAAATTTAAACCGATTTAGAAAAACAATTAAAGGTGATTTTGAGCATAAAGTTCAGACATTAAATAATGTAACTAAAACATTAATTTCAGATAAATATAGATATAATGATTAA